A window of the Oryza brachyantha chromosome 5, ObraRS2, whole genome shotgun sequence genome harbors these coding sequences:
- the LOC121054508 gene encoding transcription factor MYBC1-like encodes MREEEEPNWFARWEEQLPAPDELMPLSQSLITPDLAVAFDIPTHGGGGGGGGGGMAGGVVGGDGAGGVGGGGGGGVGGGEMNGGASSAAGSSGGGGGGGGDEPARTLKRPRLVWTPQLHKRFVDAVAHLGIKNAVPKTIMQLMSVDGLTRENVASHLQKYRLYLKRMQGVGNGGGGGGGGAGGSHSSGSGTDAATEHLFATGPVPFLPPGRGPAGGDPYPPFAPMPATHPAAHHHHHHPSQIGHFHHPAARPLGHFGSGPAAGFDHGFLSRAVGGGGPPVGPPGMHHRMVGAGAGMAMMAPSPFAEELELGSRGGGGGGRRELTLFPTSGDH; translated from the coding sequence atgagggaggaggaggagcccaaCTGGTTCGCGCGGTGGGAGGAGCAGCTGCCGGCGCCGGACGAGCTGATGCCGCTGTCGCAGTCGCTCATCACGCCCGATCTTGCGGTGGCGTTTGATATCCCGACGCATGGGGGTggaggtgggggagggggaggtgggatGGCGGGGGGTGTTGTGGGGGGTGATGGGGCGGGGGGagtggggggaggagggggaggtggcgtGGGGGGCGGGGAGATGAACGGCggggcgtcgtcggcggcggggtcgagcggaggcggcggcggcgggggaggggacGAGCCGGCCCGGACGCTGAAGAGGCCCCGGCTCGTGTGGACGCCGCAGCTGCACAAGCGGTTCGTCGACGCGGTGGCGCACCTCGGCATCAAGAACGCCGTCCCCAAGACGATAATGCAGCTGATGAGCGTCGACGGCCTCACGCGCGAGAACGTCGCCTCCCACCTCCAGAAGTACCGCCTCTACCTCAAGCGCATGCAGGGggtcggcaacggcggcggtggcggaggaggaggcgccggcggcagccaCTCCTCTGGCTCCGGCACCGACGCCGCCACGGAGCATCTGTTCGCCACCGGGCCGGTCCCCTTCCTCCCGCCCGGCCGTGGCCCCGCCGGCGGAGACCCGTACCCGCCCTTCGCCCCCATGCCGGCCACCCACCCCGCcgcgcaccaccaccaccaccacccgtcGCAGATCGGCCACTTCCACCAccccgccgcgcgcccgcTCGGCCACTTCGGCTCCGGTCCGGCCGCCGGCTTCGACCACGGCTTCCtcagccgcgccgtcggcggaggcgggccGCCGGTCGGGCCGCCAGGGATGCACCACCGCATGgttggcgccggcgccggcatggCCATGATGGCACCATCCCCTTTCGCCGAAGAGCTGGAGCTCGGGTcccgaggaggcggcggcggcggccggcgcgagcTTACTCTGTTCCCGACGTCCGGCGACCACTGA